A genomic window from Chlorobium phaeobacteroides DSM 266 includes:
- a CDS encoding coiled-coil domain-containing protein: protein MISIKRNQSNSNNFDNIGFILLTGNSKTLKVAWHELVKPEGTVPLATSLNFLTNKFWFKLNKGFGNGAFPKSFDAITKAQIVLSTELNESIGVKYEELQTQFKAGKLTEEQAKARIINLRSRVRKPEDIERDDVLSVLDTITEDSLEQFIQEQEHFKIESAKQVEENIQLRESLELKEQELENKEKEALKLKNEAIQKELENNRKLLSTKKSLLREKDNVKKDLLIKKVTIDKEAFKSYQIFKLIIGLSLISLYALICFIIWKMDWNIIEAWTYVAGILLSNLFPIFYLLIFEKDINPKRYLTNRKLKIDSKTYEKFKFDIERLKALEQEIDDLNNEIDELKKASTQHMV, encoded by the coding sequence TTGATTAGTATCAAAAGGAACCAGTCAAATTCTAACAATTTTGATAATATTGGTTTTATACTTTTAACTGGCAATTCTAAAACATTAAAAGTTGCATGGCATGAACTTGTTAAACCTGAAGGTACAGTTCCTTTAGCCACATCCTTAAATTTCTTAACAAACAAATTCTGGTTTAAACTAAATAAAGGTTTTGGTAATGGAGCCTTCCCTAAATCATTTGATGCCATTACAAAGGCACAAATTGTTCTTTCAACAGAATTAAATGAATCAATCGGAGTAAAATACGAAGAGTTACAAACTCAGTTTAAGGCAGGTAAACTAACAGAAGAACAAGCGAAAGCGAGAATTATAAACTTGCGAAGTAGAGTTCGGAAGCCAGAGGATATTGAGCGTGATGATGTTTTGTCAGTTTTAGATACAATTACTGAGGATAGCTTGGAGCAGTTTATTCAAGAGCAAGAACATTTTAAAATAGAATCAGCGAAACAAGTTGAGGAGAATATCCAACTCCGAGAATCTCTTGAATTAAAAGAACAAGAGCTAGAAAATAAAGAAAAGGAGGCTTTAAAGCTCAAAAATGAGGCGATTCAAAAGGAACTGGAAAATAATAGAAAATTACTTTCAACAAAGAAATCATTGCTCAGAGAAAAAGATAATGTAAAAAAAGACTTATTAATTAAAAAAGTAACTATTGACAAAGAAGCCTTTAAATCGTATCAAATCTTCAAATTAATTATTGGTTTATCACTTATTTCATTATACGCGCTTATATGTTTTATTATTTGGAAAATGGATTGGAATATAATAGAAGCATGGACTTATGTTGCGGGAATATTATTGTCTAATCTATTCCCTATATTTTATTTACTCATCTTTGAGAAAGATATAAATCCGAAAAGATATTTAACCAATAGAAAATTGAAAATTGATTCAAAGACTTATGAAAAATTTAAGTTTGACATAGAAAGATTAAAAGCATTAGAACAAGAAATCGATGATTTAAATAACGAAATTGATGAACTAAAAAAAGCCAGCACCCAACACATGGTCTAG